The genomic interval ATCTATTCGATTTAGTGAAAAATAATGAAGGACGATGAACAAATATCGTAATAAATTTGACCAATATCAGTATCCCTTAAAGTTGAAACAAGAGGATGAGCGCAACATACAAAATACGCACTGGCTGTGTTGAATCTTGCACCACAAAAATAATGACCCCTTGCCAAAGCCGTACCCGCCTCAGACAGCCCGTGACATGGACGGTCAGTGGGTAAACAGTCAGTGTACAAACAGCTTGACGTAACTTGATACTGCGTACGACTGCGAATGAGagagaaatgaaatatttacaagCCCCAGATAGACAGTTGCATAAATTAGACATGACTCCATGTGAGGAAAGCAAAACGACAATCTGAGGTTGCACTTTGATCTTTCCATGGGTGGAGAAATAGAAATTTGGCACACCCCCTGAActcctgcaacaacaacaacgctgtgTTAAGTAATGCCACATCATAGTAGACCTGTTGATACCAAGGTAAAGTCAGTGTGTGGGTCAAAACGGGATGATTAAGGCTATTTCAGTGGTGTATGTGTCTTATTTAAACAGACATTATTATGTAAAAATCGTTAAAATTGtcatttgatttctttcttcAGAGTTTAGTGATATTAGTTTAAAGACAAAAAGACATTGTAAGAGGCAATTTTAGAGGTATACAGGAATAAATTCTAATGACGCACCATTATTGAGGAGACAACAATGGCTTCAGTTTCCTAGCCCTTGGACAAATGATATcataggttcaaatccagctcatactgtcCAGTTCAGCTTCAGCTATTGGTCCAGAGAATTGTCATGGAGTTCTGTCTGCTTTTCTCTACCCAATAACCTGGCCGCTCTCGAacataaaatgtacagtgtatctgcTTTTCTCTACTCAATAACCTGGCCGCTCTCAAAGataaaatgtacagtgtgtctGCTTTTCTCTACCCAATAACCTGGCCGCTCTCAAAGATAAAGTGTACAGTGTTTCTGCTTTTCTCTACTCAATAACCTGGCCGCTCTCAGATATAAAGTGTACAGTGTTTCTGCTTTTCTCTACCCAGTAACCTGGCCGCTCTCAAACATAAAGTGTACAGTGTGTCTTCTTTTCTCTACTCAATAACCCGGCAGCTCTCAGATATAAAGTGTACAGTGTGCCTGCTTTTCTCTACCCAATAACCTGGCCGCTCTCAAACATAAAGTGTACAGTGTGTCTGCTTTTCTTTACCCAATAACCTGGCCCCTCTGAAATATAACGTGTACAGTGTGTCTGCTTTTCTCTACCCAATAACCTGGCCGCTCTCGAacataaaatgtacagtgtgtctGCTTTTCTCTACCCAATAGCCTGGCCCCTCTGAAATATAAAGTGTACAGTGTGTCTGCTTTTCTCTACCCAATAACCTGGCCGCTCTCGAacataaaatgtacagtgtgtctGCTTTTCTTTACCCAATAACCTGGCCGCTCtcaaacataaaatgtacagaGTGTCTGCTTTTCTTTACCCAATAACCTGGCCGCTCTCGAACATAAAGTGTACAGTGTGTCTGCTTTTCTCTACCCAATAACCTGGCCGCTCTCGAACATAAAGTGTACAGTGTGTCTGCTTTTTCTCTACCCAATAACCAGGCCGCTCTCAAAGATAAAGTGTACAGTGTTTCTGCTTTTCTCTACCCAATAACCTGGCCGCTCTGAAATATAAAGTGTACAGTGTGTCTGCTTTTCTCTACCCAATAACCTGGCTGCTCTCGAacataaaatgtacagtgtgtctGCTTTTCTTTACCCAATAACCTGGCCGCTCTGAAATATAAAGTGTACAGTGTGTCTGCTTTTCTCTACCCAATAACCTGGCCGCTCTCGAacataaaatgtacagtgtgtctGCTTTTCTTTACCCAATAACCTGGCCGCTCtcaaacataaaatgtacagaGTGTCTGCTTTTCTTTACCCAATAACCTGGCCGCTCTCAAACATAAAATGTACCGTGTGTCTGTTTAACTTAATACTAATTAGATTTTCCATCTGGTAGAGCTCTGAaattcatgtttacatgtagaacTGCGTGTACCATTAGCACACATTAATATTTTACTGGGTGTAACATCGGGAATGCGTGGGTTCAGTCCCAAGCTGGGGCATGCATGGCAATATGGGAAAGGTGGAAACTGAGTTACTTCATAGGTTGATCATACACATGGTGAAGGAAGGTGtccaggtatgtgtacatgtccaGGTAATAGCCcagtgtctgtgtgtgtacTGCATCTGGCCTAGTGTCTGTGTGTGTACTGCATCTGGATGGggtgttttctacatgtacttggcatgGACTAATCCCGTTTTTATTTACGGTGgaacagtacatacatgtacattagctTTATGAcagtatttataataataataattatgcatttatttgcatAAAGGCCTTAGGCCTGAATACAATACAGATTGCCAACAGCTTCGAGTCATTTGGGGATGCAGCATAATCATTTTGCTGTAAGCTCTATGCAGACTTGAAGTACTGTAGTcatttcttcaaagtttgctGCATTTCAGAGCAACATTTATGATTAGAGACTCCattcatgtgtaataaatgCATAGGTTTGTTATAATATTGAAGACAAATTATTCAATGACATTGAAGCATAAAACCTTTATACTTTTTCTCTATATTTCCCAAGTGTTTAAATTGTTGAGAGGTTATGAGAAAATGAAACTGGTGTTTGatctgctgtacatgtgaaTCACATAAATGACACTACCAGTATCCACACTCTTTTGGGGTACTCTTTATTAAAGCAGTTGCTATGGTGATGTGACAGAAATAAAGAATGTAAACACCTAACttacaaataattaattatgtTTTGCAGGTTTTGACACTCCTATGTCTGGGAGAGCAAAGAGTAACTCTGAGGCATACTCATTAGACAGTATCTCAGGACTGGAGTCGTTTGACAGTAGAATGGAAGCGTCTAGACAAGCCCCGCTGATACACCTCGGGGATGAGGACCCAGCGCTGTCGGTCCCAGTCCGGGATGTGTCCATGAGCAGCCATGACAGCGGGCTGGCTGACCGGGAGCTGGAGTCTGGTGATCGCTTTGAGACTTCTTCAGGACTTCCACCGTCCATACCTGAGCAGGATAGAGAACAGTCAAGGGAAGGAGTACAGCAACGACCTTTGGCCTCCAAGCACAGGGGACCTTCCCGACAGGGTTTTCTCCCCTTGAAGTCATGCCCAGACGTTTTGCGCTCTAGAGAAGCAGAGGAATCAGCACGAAACTTTGAGCGCATGTTTGGACTTCGGTTATCTGGACGCAGAAGGTGAGACTGAAGCTGAAGTGTAGTAAGAATTtttggcatatacatgtgtgtacaaacaATATGTACCTGCAGGTCAGTTTGACTATCTGATCCAGGTCAAGTGGTGAAGCAAAGGCTATTGCGATGAACATATGTGTTCTGGGTTCAACACCCGTCCCGTCACATATGCGTATATATTGTTTAGTGTTTTAGGGTCATGTAATATATTAGTGTGCGAACCCAGCCTTGGCCATTTGTGCAAACAttaaagaccatttgtcttccatcagtatggtgtgtGTATTTCACATGTGGAGtaattcatcagtaacttgccacttGACACTCCAGTTTCTCCAGCCACGAAAACAACCATCAAAAAATTATTGTGTAAGgagttaaacagcaatcagacCTGTGAATTACACACCAAACAAACATGGTTTGGCAGTTGCGCATTTTAGAAATTTGCAGGTAACACAGATACCTACCTTTTTGGAAAATAAGATAATTAATGGACAATAATTTTGTGGGAAGTATTGATTGTATATTGTACAGAGAGAAATAGTTGTTATTGTTGTACATGACAGGAgtaatgtttgttgtttttatttatatatatagtccATTGTTGTTTTAGTAGTGTCATAATAACTTAcccatgtacaaacatgtattgcTTTTTTTGTGGAGGAAAAGTCTGGGGGAAACCACCAACATTTTTCCAAATTACTGATTAACTGCAAAAGCATTATTATAACATTTTTATGATGCTGTTGTTTATATAAATTCatattgttacattttatttgtacaatgtatacatttatggcCTTGACCTAACAACTTTGTTGACAGCTCATGGACATGTATCAGTAGTTTATTCTCCCTAAAAAATTCACCTGAAAAGTTCATCTATATTGGCAAGTAAAGTTCATTTGTTAAAAGTAtttcttttggtgctgaaattttcCGCACAGGATATCATTCTACCCTCTGAGAAAACATCTGCACACCTCAAGGCTAACAGAACTGTTGATCTCAGAGTATCAGGCAAACTGAGTAACTGTCtcgggtgaaattttaggtaaagTACAttgacagtacagtacatacaggtatctCTGAAGCAGGGTGAGAGGCCTGCAGACCATGAAGATTGTGTTATCACAGACTCTTGTGATAGTGTCTGGGGGACAGTATGTCAGGGAACAATATAacaccaccaccccccacccccacccccaaacacACCACAAACACCAAGAAAGGGGAAGTACAAAGTCTAAAGTCTCCTGTCTCTCACATCCTCTTTGTGAGGCCTGACTGGAGTgcctgtgtacatatgtgttaaAAGCTGCCACAATGTCAGAGGGAATGTCTACCAGTGGCTGGTTTTACATGAGGGATTCGATTTCTAACCTTCTGAAGATTTTCAAAAGGTCAGCCACAGAAGTTAGGGTTTTTATGTTGAGAGTACCCTGTACTCTGTAATATTGCACTGTGTTGACCAGTGgacttgtacagtgtacctgtCTGCTGGTGATCAGTCCGGGTAATAGGTCAGCTGTTCAAATGGACTGGATacagttaccatggttacatgtTTGTACTGTAGGTGTCTgatactgtcattcttcaaccttttggcatgaTTGCATGATTTTTTTGTCAAGCATATTCTCATGGCcgtattctgtgtagactgatgaatACTTTCTCTGCATCCGTGAAGAATAGCCAACCCACTCAATGTAGATTGGCTTCAGATCTAATGAAAAAGGCCTTTcacatgcgaaatggttgaggaattagtgttaCTTAATGATTTTTAAGAAattaacaaagaaagaaaaattttaaaatgtgaaaaaacctaaaatttcattgaaaaatTCCGTTTTTGGTTGTGCCCATTGTGGTAGTGCCCTTTTTGGGAGGGACTGTACCGTAACGCTCACTGgaattatttttaatgatgtttgcagaattaattaaatatatgtttatgatgTATCGTTGTTTTTCTACAGACCTCGGCATCCAGTGGGCCGAGTGCAGTCCGTGTCGGAGAGGTTTTACGATGAGTCCGGTGAACAGAGAAGTAACATCCGGCCAGATTTGTATGTTAGTTTTGATGAAGAGCCAAGACGGGCTCAAATAAAACAGTCCAAGAAACTACCCGGCTGGGCTTGGTACCTTCTGTCCAAGTCCCTTGGGGTGAAGTCTCACCCCAGGGAGAAGCCGATCTTTGCCACATTTCTTCACGTGTTGACGTTAACGTTTGGGCTAACATTTCTGGTGACCTACACCTGGCATAAGGTATACGATATCGTCAGCATCATGACCAAGTCCACCGTTCTCACTGGCATGGTGGAGATTGTCATCTGTATCTGCTGGGTCTCCTTGACCATTTATGCCAATAAGTGTGCAGCCAGGTTGTTTAGCAGTAAGAACTTCATCCGCAGCGTACGCCTCCATTCCAAGACAATATTCAAAGTGAGTGCGGTGGGGCTGATGGGCATTCTGGGTGTGTCGTTTATGACTGTGAACAGCTACCACGCCGTCAGCACATTTCAGGACGAACACTGTCTCTCTGTCAACCTCAGCTTTGTCGTGTGTAAAATCGTGTATCCAGCTCGTGTGTCCTTCAACATCTTTGGAATTATCTGGAATATGATTGTGGCGGCCGttcttctgtctgtctgtcgcaCGCACACAGTCGGTAAGTCAGGGTGTCAGTAGGACATTTGCATTCTTAGCCTCATTTGGCTGTGTGAGTTGCCTTTTCTGAATCTTTTAAATGGAGCGTGATTGTATTAATTAAATAGGGTTTATAATTTCATACTTCATGGAAGTGAGATGTTCTTGAGTGCAATGTTGAGCATCAGGCCAGAAAATAAGTacatgataataataaaatgtattaagCATGTAGTCGGTGAGGTCAGAGACCATCCCCTCTGCAATTCTATGGTCCTCTGGGTTTCCATTTTAAATCAGTATGTGTACATTAACATATCATTACACTGTATGTAGACCAGCATTTACATTTCCTTGCCCTTTGAGAATTGGAAATTTTTACTTTGTTTCCTGTCATTGAAGCATGTAAATTACGTGTATGTACCTAGTCCCAAGTATCCAATCAATATGTAGCAGATATACCATGATCACATGATCATTACAGATTATAGTTTTTGAGGGGCGAGGCCCTGTAATGCGTCATTTGTGACCTCATTAACATAAATGGGCTGAGCATTTCAAATCATCAGTGACTTGTTGTGAATGTTTGCGTCTTAGAACTTCCTGAACTGTTAACTTTTCTGTGACGTCCTGGCCCCTCAAGAGTCCTGTTTGCCGACGTATTCTATGAGCCGTGAAAGTGACATCAGGCATCACAGACGCTGCCTGTATCCTGCACTATCAGCTGTCTGAATTTGTCAGACGGAGACTGACACTGCCTGTATCCTGCACTATCAGCTGTCTGAATTTGTCAGACGGAGACTGACGCTGCCTGTATCCTGCACTATCAGCTGTCTGAATTTGTCAGACGGAGACTGAAACTGCCTGTATAAGGGCACTACACCCATTAAATGGCTGGAGAGTGAATTGGGCACAACCCTTTTTAACAATCGTCTTACACGTGTAGATTGAAACCTCCATCCATAATTGGTAGAATTCCGTGATATAGAAAATATTCACACCTTTTCTAgccatttcattggtcagtgtGCCTCAATCATATGATGAATGTCCActttactgttttgtgtaatcattttttctttcttttctctg from Liolophura sinensis isolate JHLJ2023 chromosome 3, CUHK_Ljap_v2, whole genome shotgun sequence carries:
- the LOC135463710 gene encoding uncharacterized protein LOC135463710, translating into MSGRAKSNSEAYSLDSISGLESFDSRMEASRQAPLIHLGDEDPALSVPVRDVSMSSHDSGLADRELESGDRFETSSGLPPSIPEQDREQSREGVQQRPLASKHRGPSRQGFLPLKSCPDVLRSREAEESARNFERMFGLRLSGRRRPRHPVGRVQSVSERFYDESGEQRSNIRPDLYVSFDEEPRRAQIKQSKKLPGWAWYLLSKSLGVKSHPREKPIFATFLHVLTLTFGLTFLVTYTWHKVYDIVSIMTKSTVLTGMVEIVICICWVSLTIYANKCAARLFSSKNFIRSVRLHSKTIFKVSAVGLMGILGVSFMTVNSYHAVSTFQDEHCLSVNLSFVVCKIVYPARVSFNIFGIIWNMIVAAVLLSVCRTHTVGIRRFIKELEMDGKKYEDFWKERMSGNPTQSLLDLDNLHDLDAMSDGEFGSEWIVWQENHASTPPQDDRAEGVRQRSRCSTGETQHTGEITRSVSQLGHRPDNEAGLTPIVEPLWSTSIPESPGEVGSTQPSVTGPSYPGPVRRSSVPESEAQPANGPSGDQYEQAYDNEDGANAPAEENGYPDDEAPPIMTNEDILLCYWKISCRMRVTSMCLQRWLSSWIAFVVLWCANYIIYWTSHDATIIAIVEFIIPLLMIPLLASAYAEANTEGQRMIRSICPVQERLALLFYLSQQPLQMTIFNFPVTYQGIVGVIAAFSVAFASRIVLDEVLVK